One Thermoanaerobacter pseudethanolicus ATCC 33223 genomic window, ATACAGAAGTAGAAAAAGATTTTTTTGTGATCACAAGCACTGACATAGTTTATGACAATGAATTTACTACTAAGAATTTTTTAATTGAAGAAAAAGGAGAAAAAATAAAGGATAATTTTTTAGATGAGGTTTTTGTGGTAGTAAAAGAGGAAGATGGAATTAATGTAATTACGGGATGTTCCCATGCAGGTATATTAAATATTTTGGGAACGGCAAAAAGGCGTTTTGAAGGAAGTTCTCTCAAGTCATTAATTGGAGGTTTTCATTTAAGAGGTATGCCAGAAGAAGAAATCATAGAAATAGCCAAAAAAATAGATAGCTATGGAATAAAGAAAATATATACAGGTCATTGCACGGGAATAGACGAATATGGAATCCTAAAATCTGTTTTAAAAGACAAACTATCTTATTTAACTACAAGTTCTTCTATTGTTGTTTAAAAGCCCGTTAAATTTAACATAAGTTAAAAGATGGAATTGCCTATATAGACCCTAAGAAGTGCAGAGACTGTGGCAGATGTATTGATATTTGCCCTGTAGGAGCAATTTCATAGAAAAAAGGCTATCGTATATCAATTTAATATTTTTTACGATAGCCTTTATCTTTTCCAATTGTCCTATTTTGGGATAAAATAAGCTTTTTGATATTTTCAAGGCTATTTACAGCTTCAGAGGGATTGTCAGGTACTTTTCCAGGATAAAGTTTATATAATTTTTTATACTCATCTATACCTATATTTGGCATTATTACATTAGCTCCACACTTTAGTCCTTTAATATAACCTGCTTTGTCTTTAACAGCCAAAGCAGTAGTAGCAGGTATGTTAATGTCAGGCAATAGTAGTCTTGATAAAGCTAACATTTTTAATACAATTTCCACATTGCCGCCTTTTTCCCTTTCTAAAGGTGTGTTTTCGCAAGGTATAAAAGGACCTATTCCTAGCATATCTGCATCTATTTTTTTAAAGAATATGAGGTCTTGTGCCAGCATTTCTAAAGTTTGTCCCGGGAGGCCTACAAGGCTTCCTGTTCCGACTTCATAACCTAATTCTCTTAAATCCATAAGGCACCTTACGCGATTTTCATAACTCATGCCGGGATGTAATTTTTGATAAA contains:
- a CDS encoding MBL fold metallo-hydrolase, with translation MEIQVLIENVVFNKNFVAEHGLSILVKKDDKEVLVDTGQSENFIKNCGLMGIEVGRIQKVVLTHGHYDHIGGLKGLLEKNPYVKIYAHKRILDKKYVLRKNGNIDEIGFNLAIYNKYKNNFVLIEEDTEVEKDFFVITSTDIVYDNEFTTKNFLIEEKGEKIKDNFLDEVFVVVKEEDGINVITGCSHAGILNILGTAKRRFEGSSLKSLIGGFHLRGMPEEEIIEIAKKIDSYGIKKIYTGHCTGIDEYGILKSVLKDKLSYLTTSSSIVV
- the hydE gene encoding [FeFe] hydrogenase H-cluster radical SAM maturase HydE — protein: MIKEKDIDALIEKLETHHNIDKEELVTLLALEDPSKIYQAADRVRKKYVGDEVHLRGLIEFSNYCSNTCFYCGLRGPNKTIKRYRMEPEEILQCVKYGASVGLKTIVLQSGEDKYFKITTLCKIIEEIKKLDIAVTLSIGELSTKDYAELKKAGADRYLLRIETTNKELYQKLHPGMSYENRVRCLMDLRELGYEVGTGSLVGLPGQTLEMLAQDLIFFKKIDADMLGIGPFIPCENTPLEREKGGNVEIVLKMLALSRLLLPDINIPATTALAVKDKAGYIKGLKCGANVIMPNIGIDEYKKLYKLYPGKVPDNPSEAVNSLENIKKLILSQNRTIGKDKGYRKKY
- a CDS encoding 4Fe-4S binding protein, with the translated sequence MAYIDPKKCRDCGRCIDICPVGAIS